In Segnochrobactrum spirostomi, the DNA window ACGCCATCCTCGCCGATCGACGCCGTTTCATTCCAGTAAGCGGCGAGCCGATCGCGCCCCTTGAGAATTCGCTCCCGCGGAAAGTACCGCATACCCCAGGGCGTCGGCAGCACGCCGAAGCAATCGGCCGGCCAATGATCGAGCAGATGGGAGATATAGCCGAAATCGATCCGCTCAATGCCGCGCGGCGTCGGCGACAGCGAGCCGAGGAGGGCACGGATCAAACTGAACGCAATGGGGCGGTGCATGAGCGTGGTTCCGGGCTCCGTCCGACGACGGCGATCGAGATGGAAATGCGCGATCGCCTCTGGCGATTTCGTGCTCTTCACCGATGTGAGGGTCGAACGATGTCATACGGGTAACGCCGGGCAAGGCAAGTGACGAGTTCCCCGGGGTTATCGGCGACGTCGGGGGCGCGATTGTTCATCAGCATGGGCAAAGGTGCGGGGGCGCGTCCCGATTGGGAACCACGGGGCCGCAGGGGGGGCTAACCGACTGAGCCTCGAAGGTCATGCGTCTCTCGGTCAGCGTGATTCTCGATGGATGGTGTAGACGCGCAAAAGTCGTTTCATGGCTTGGTTCAATCAAAGCGTGCTCATCCCCTTGACTTGCGCGCGCCGCCGCATCTAGAACGCCCGGGCTGTTGCCGAAGCGTGATGTGCCGCCTAGCCGTCGTCCGCGGCCGATGGGTTGGATGCTGCCTGTGAGTGGAAGGGGCCGAGAGCGCATTCTTTTTCTGATGGGCCCGCCGAGTATATTTTGGCGAGAACTGTCATTCGCTCTCGAAGAAGGTGGTCATTCGGTCTTTAAGATCAATTTGAATCTAGGCGATGCCATCTGGTGGCGTCGCCGCGGCGCCGTTGCGTTTCGAGGGCGGTTTGCCCGTTGGGAGGCGTTTCTCGACCGGTTCGTGGCTGACTATGGGATCACACAGATCCTTTATTATGCGGATCGCCAACCCTACCATATCGTTGCTCAAAGGGTCGCCAAGCGGCGCGGGATCGATGCGTTCGTCCTGGAAAACGGCTATCTGCGTCCGGATTGGATAACGCTTGAGCGAAATGGAATGAGTTTATACTCGCATTTCCCATCGAATCCCGAACAGATCCGTGCCTTGGCGGAGAAATTTCCGGAACTAAATCTCTCAATCCAATATCGGCATGGCTTTGTGATCGAGATGGCTAGCGAGATTTGTTACAATTTTCTAGCAAGATTCTATCGTTTTAGCTATCCGTTGTTCCGATCTGGGGCCTACTATAACCCGTTCGTCGAATATTTCCCGGGCGTTGTCTACAAGATCTCGGCGCGACGGCGCGAGGCGGTGGCTCGTAGGATTGTCGGCACCTTGAGCGCTGCGCGCCGCCCCTTCTATCTTTGCCCGCTGCAGTTGCAGTCCGATAAGCAGGTGCTGGAGAATTCTCCGTTCCGGCACATCACCGCCTTCATCGAGCAAGTCATCGCCTCGTTTGCCGCATATGCGCCGGCCGATTCCGTTCTCCTCTTCAAGGAGCATCCCCACGACAACGGTGTCGAGAAATGGGCGCGCCGCATTGGGCAAATCGCGATGCGGTTCGGTATCGGGGAGCGCGTCGAATTCATCGGCGGCGGGGATCTGGGTGAGATCCTGCGACACGCCCGCGGCTGCGTGTTGGTGAACTCCACCGTAGGTCTGTATGCTTTACGCGCCGAGGTGCCGACCAAGGCGCTCGGAACCGCCATCTACGACGTTCCAGGTCTTACTGACCAAAGATCACTCGATGATTTTTGGAGCGATCCATCGCCGGTGGATATGGAGTTGCTCCATGCCCTGCTAAGGGTGATGTCCGGTACCGTTCAGGTCAAAGGGTCGTTCTACGATCCTGTTGGCAGGGCGGCGGCGATCGAGGAGATTGTTGGGCGGTTGGGATTGGGACGGGTCAACGGAGTTGCCGACGCTGGATGCGCGCCGCGTTTGCCGGGTGCTTGTAAGGGGGGCAAGCATGACGTTTGGTGAGGTGCCGTCGATAGAGGATCGGTTTTCCGTCGAGTACCCATAATGAGTAGCGAGTAGGGACTGTTACAATTGTGAGATTTTTTGGATATATTTTTGAGTGAAGATACTGTGTTTTGCCATTCGGCTGTGATGAGGTGCTGTTGATGTCCGCACGCGCGCACGGGGAAAGCATCCGAAAGCCGAGCCGATCGCGATGACGGCGGCTCGTGGTTCTGTGGTGTTTGATGCGGCCATCGTGGGAGCGGCCTGTCGGCTTCCGCAGGCGGATTCGCTGGATGCGTTTTGGGGCGTTCTGCGCGAGGGGCGGAACGTCGTCACCGAACGGCCGAGCGGTCGCTGGAGCGTAGAGCGCTTCCTGCGTCCCGGTCCCCCGAGCCCGGCTTTGCCTACACGTTTGCCGGGGGTTACATAGACCAGCCTTTCGCGTTCGATCCCGGTCCGTTTGGGCTGTCGCCGCGCGAGGCCGGCCAGATGGACCCGCAGCAGCGCGTGCTTTTGGAAGTCGCGTGGTCCGCTTTTGAGGACGCCGGGATACCGCCGAGCTCTTTGTCGGGGCAAAGCGTCGGTGTTTACGTCGGCGCCTCGCAGGTCGATTACCAGAACAGCGCCTCCAATGACCCGGCGGTCATGGAGAGCCATTATATGACCGGCAATTCGTTGTCGGTGCTCGCCAACCGAATTTCCTACGTCTTCGATTTTCACGGCCCGAGCTTCACGGTCGACAGTGCTTGCTCGTCGTCCTTGGTCGCGCTCAACGAGGCGATGTCGGCTTTGAAGGACGGGCGGGTCGATCTCGCCTTGGTCGCCGGCGTCAATCTGCTTCTCTCGCCGGCGCCGTTCATCGGATTCAGCCAGGCGCGCATGCTCTCGCCGACGGGTCTTTCGCGGCCGTTCTCGCAATTGGCGGACGGCTATGTGCGGTCGGAAGGCGCGGTCGTCGTCCTGTTGCGCCGCCTCGAAGAGGCGCGTGCCAGAGGCGAGCGGGTCCGCAGCGTCGTCATGGGGACAGCCGTGAACTCCGACGGCCGAACGACCGGCATTTCGTTGCCGTCGATCGAAGGCCAGAGGGATCTGATCGCGTCGCTTCATGGGGTGATCGGACTCGATCCCCGGCACCTGGCGTTCGTCGAAGCCCACGGCACCGGCACGAAGGCGGGAGACCCGGTCGAGGCTGCGGCAATCGGGGAGGCGCTGGCGGCATCGCGCCGTCCGATGCCGCTCCTCGTCGGCTCCGCCAAATCGAATGTGGGCCATCTGGAGGCCGCCTCCGGTCTTGTCGGCCTCGCCAAGTCCATGCTCGCGATGGAGCGTGGTTGGCTCCCCCGTTCGGTGTTCAGCGAACTCGCCAATGAGGCCATCGACTTCGCGGGGCTCAATCTGCAGCTTGCCGCGGACGGAGCACCGCTGGAGGCAAAGGGTGAGCCCCTCTTCTGCGCGATCTGCAATTACGGCTTCGGTGGGACGAATGTTCACGTTGTGATGCGGAACGGCGAAGCCGCTCCGCCGCGTCGGTCTGTGCGCCACTCGGCTCAGGCTCTCGTCGTGTCCGCGTCGAGCCCCGAGGCGTTGCGAGCACGCGCGCGGCAGATGAGCGACGTTCTCGCTGGCGGCGTGCGCCCGGAGGATCTCGCGGCCACGCTCGGTCACCGGCGCGAGTTGATGACCAACCGCATTGCGATACCTCTTGCTGATCCGGAGGCGGTGGTACCGGCACTGAGGGCGTTCGCGCACGGTGAGGACGCCGCACCCAAAGGCGCGGCGGTTGCGACAGCCGCGTGGGAGGGGCAGAAGTTCGGCTTCATCTTCTCTGGCAATGGCTGCCAGTTCCAGGAGATGGGCCGGGCCGCGTATCTCGGCTCCGCCGAGTTTCGCTCCCAGATTGCGGAACTCGACCTTTTCTTCCAGCCCTTGGCGGGCTGGTCACTCGCCGCGTCCTTCCTCTCCGGGGTCGGGAAGGATAGGTTGGCGCAGACGTCGGTCTGCCAACCTCTGATTTTTGCGGTGCAGTCCGCTTTGGTGGGCTGCCTCGCCAAGGCGGGGATCCGGCCGGACGTGTTGATCGGCCATTCCATGGGCGAGGTGGCTGCCGCGGAGGCGAGCGGGGCGATATCGAGGTCCGAAGCGGTCAGGCTGATCTATATCCGCAGTCACTACCAGGAGGCTGTCCGGGCTGGCGGGACGATGATGGTCGTGAGTGCGGATGCGGCTCACGTCGGGAATCTGATCGCGAAGTGCGGCCAGCCACTGGTCGAGATAGCGGCTCACAACAGTTCCACGTCGACTACCGTCTCGGGTCCGGCTGAGGCTCTTACAGCGTTCGCCGGCTTCTGCCGTCGGAGCAAGGTCGCGACGATATCGCTGGAGATCGATTATCCCTTCCACTCCTCGGCGCTCGACGGGGTCGAAGGCGGCATTCGGAATGATCTCGCCGATCTCGCGCTCGGCATTTCCGCGATCCCGATCGTTTCAACCGTCACCGGTGGTGTGGTGCCGGGTTCAGCGCTCGATTCCGGGTATTGGTGGCTCAACATCCGCAGGCCTGTTCTATTCCGCCAAGCCGTCGAGGCGGCGATTGCGGAGGGAACGCATCGCTTCATCGAAATCGGGCCGCGCCCGATCCTCACGGGCGCGATCAAGGACCTCCTGCGCCAGGCTTCGGTCGACGGCGAGGCGATCGGAACCCTTTCTGATCGCGAAAGTCCGGATCGTGATCCTCTCCAGTCGATCATCGCGCTCCTGGTCGCCAAGGGCGTCGCTGTCGATAAGGATATTGTTTTCGGAACGCCCCCGGCGCGCGCCGTTTCCGTGCCGCCTTACCCTTTCCAGCGTCAGAACTTCAATCTTCGCGGCACCTCCGAAGCGCTGCTTTATTATGGCGCGATGGCCGGGGCGAAGGCGCGGCATCCGCTCCTGGGGTACCGCCTCGCCGATGGTTCCCCGGAGTGGCGTTCGCTTCTCGATGCACGCCTCGTTCCGTGGCTCAACGACCACAAGGTGGACGGCAGCACGGTCGTTCCGGCCTCAGGCTTGGTCGACATGGTGCTTACGGTCGGCGCATCAATCTACGGGGACGAGGTCGCTCTCGAGATTGACGATTTCGACATCTCCAAGGCGCTCGTCGTCAGCGAGGATGAGACCCGAGAGGTTTCGACGCGCTGGTTCGAACAATCGGAGATTGTGGAGATCAGGAGCCGAAAGCGCTTTGCACCGGCGGAAGGCGATTGGCTTCTTCACGCGCGCGGGCGCGTCTCGAAGACCCGGCGGAGCCGAAACCTTCCCTTGGCCCCTCCGATCGTCGCGGAAAAGGTCCGGAACACCGCCGAGGAAGTCTATGCGGAAGCCCTGCGCGCCGGCCTCGATTACGGCCCCCGGTTCCGCCTCGTCTCGCATATCGAACGGGACCACGTCACGACTGACGCTCTTTTGGCGCACGCGGATGTGGGCCTTGGCGGTGAGTTCGGTTTCGTGCTGCACCCGGCCTCGTTCGATGCAGCTCTGCACGGCCTGTTCATCTCCCGGCCGCAGAAGGACGGTGAGACCAAGGCTTATATGCCGGTGCGCATCCGAAAGCTGTGTGTCTGGGACCGTGGCGCGGACATCCGCCGATCGA includes these proteins:
- a CDS encoding capsule biosynthesis protein, yielding MLPVSGRGRERILFLMGPPSIFWRELSFALEEGGHSVFKINLNLGDAIWWRRRGAVAFRGRFARWEAFLDRFVADYGITQILYYADRQPYHIVAQRVAKRRGIDAFVLENGYLRPDWITLERNGMSLYSHFPSNPEQIRALAEKFPELNLSIQYRHGFVIEMASEICYNFLARFYRFSYPLFRSGAYYNPFVEYFPGVVYKISARRREAVARRIVGTLSAARRPFYLCPLQLQSDKQVLENSPFRHITAFIEQVIASFAAYAPADSVLLFKEHPHDNGVEKWARRIGQIAMRFGIGERVEFIGGGDLGEILRHARGCVLVNSTVGLYALRAEVPTKALGTAIYDVPGLTDQRSLDDFWSDPSPVDMELLHALLRVMSGTVQVKGSFYDPVGRAAAIEEIVGRLGLGRVNGVADAGCAPRLPGACKGGKHDVW